The Marinomonas sp. CT5 genome contains the following window.
TCTTATTGTTCAATTAATCATTTGATCAACCAGTTCAAAGCCAGCTTTCACATGACACCTATGCGCTACCTTTGGCAATTTCGGCTAGACCGTTCTGAAGGCTTGCTGCGTCACACTAGCCTACCCATATCAGTGATTGCAGAACAATGCGGCTTCGCCTCTCCCTTTCACTTTTCACGTCTGTTTAAGCTTCGGCATCAGCTATCGCCTAGCCAGTATCGCCAAGATAAAACTGAATAACCTTATAAATAAGTAAATTTGAATTCCTTTAACGCTGCATCGATAAAGCGAATCGTATCGTAAAATTAGCACTCTATGTGATCCTAGATATCTATTTCAAAATCCCAGTCATGTACCAACACATTATAAGTGGCGCACAATAAAACCATAAGATAAGCGTGATGCCGCCATCAATATCACCTTATAACCAATAAAAATAACAACTGATATCAGTTGCTTAATGTAAACCTGATATTACTTATGGAGCCCAATATGCCAACCAGAGTAACTTACGACTACAGTTTGACGGGCGATGCGAGCCAAAAAGCACAGCAACAAGGCCTCGTGTCTGCCACCTGGTATCAAACAGACATTCCAAGAAAAACCATGAAAGCTTTGATGAAGCGTTCGGATGCGCCTGCGATTCGTGATACCGCCATTTGGTTTATTGCGCTTTTTGTTTTCGCAGGGATGATAAATTTCGCCTGGGGAACTTGGTGGGTGGCTCCTTTGTTTTTTATCTATGCATTACTCTATGGGACAGCCTCAGATTCTCGTTGGCACGAATGTAGTCATGGCACAGCATTCAAAACCCCTTGGATGAATAGTGTTGTCTATTATATCGCGAGCTTTATGGTAATTCGCGAACCCAAGATTTGGAAATGGAGCCATGCTCGCCATCATACAGACACTATTGTGGTTGGACGCGATTATGAAATTATGGGGCGTCGCCCAACGCGTGTATTACGTCATATTCTTGCCCTATTTGGTCTGCCACAAACATGGGGAACATTAAAAAGCTTAACTCGCCATGCGTTAGGTCGACTATCTACCGATGAGAACAGTTTTGTTCCGGCCTCTGAATATAAGTCTATATTTCAAACTGCGCGTCTCATGCTGATTCTATACGTAGTTATCATTGCGACAGCTGTGTATTTTCGCTCTTGGTACTTTGCCATGATGATTGGCCCATTACCGGCGATGGCTGGTGTATGGCTAGCCTATATATTTGGATTAACCCAGCACGCTGGATTAGCCGAAAATGTGTTAGATCATCGTCAAAATTGCCGCACAATTTACATGAATCCAGTAATGCGCTTTCTCTACTGGAATATGAATTACCACACAGAACATCATATGTTCCCGATGGTGCCTTACCATCAACTTCCTCAGCTTCACCAACTGATGAAAGGAGACTGCCCGCCAGTTTACCCAAGCACATGGAGCGCACTCAAAGAAGTTGTCTCTGCAATGTGGCGCCAACGCAAAGACCCGAATTATTCCATAAAACGAGAAAATTTCTAATGCCCCCTAATGGCTCATGCTTAACAAAGGATTAAGCTCTGGAATTAATAAGTATCTAATCATTCTATAAAAACAATTAAAAACGGGAGAACAACTATGTCTAACTGGATTGAAGTATGCCCTCTGGATGAGATCGACGAAGAAGATGTCATCCCCTTTAACCATAGTGAACAAACCTTTGCTATTTATCGCTGCCCTGAAGGCGAAGTATTTGCCACTAGCGGCTTGTGCACCCATGAACGCATTCATCTTGCTGACGGTTTGGTAATGAATGAAATCATTGAATGCCCCAAACACAACGGCAGGTTTAATTACAAAAATGGGCAAGCACTCGGCGCACCTGTATGTGAGCATTTAAAAACCTTTAACACCAAGGTTGAAAATGACGTTATTTACCTAGAATTAAACACCCAATAATTAAGCAGCCTCGAGGTAAGTATCCCATGAATTCAATGTTAATCATCGGGGCCGGAGAAGCTGGTGTCCGTGCAGCACTTAAATTGCGAGAATTAAATTCGAGTGTTCCTATCACCATAATTGAAATGGAAAAAGGCGATCCATATGAACGCCCACCACTGTCAAAATCGAGCCTAACTGCCGAATTATTCGAGCCTAAAAACATTGTGACAAAAGCTCAGCTAACAGAACAACACATTCAGTTCATAGATGGTGTGCTTGTTGAGTCCATTGACGCTCAAGCTAAGCAGGTAACCTTATCTAATCACAAAAAATTAATGTTCGATAAGTTACTCATAGCTACTGGGGCATCTGCACGTACCCTACCATTCGCCAATGCCTCTGAAGAGGACCTTGAGCACTTCGTGTTTACTTTACGAACAGCAAGCGACTGTCAACGAATACGAAGCAAGGTATTAGCAGGACAAAAAGTCGTGCTAATTGGCGCAGGTTTTATTGGTTTAGAGTTAGCTGCTAGCCTTCAAGCACAACAAATAAAAGTCACTGTACTCGAGACTCAGCCACGAATTCTACAAAGAGCAGTGCCTGAAGCAGTTGCTCGAATACTACACCAAGCACATCATCAAAACGGTACCGAAATTAAGCTTAATTCGTCTATTGAAAATGTCACTTTTGATCATCAAGCACGCATCACCCTGTCGTCAGGAGAGCATCTGGATGCAGACTGGCTTGTGGTCGGCATCGGCTCTATCCCCAACATAAATATTGCACAGCAAGCAGAACTAGAAATTGACAACGGTATCAAAGTTAACATACAGATGCAGACATCTCACAAGGATATTTATGCTGCGGGCGATGTGTGTTCTTTTCCTTATACCGTCACTCAGCAGCGAGTCCGCTTGGAGTCTTGGCGCTGTGCACAAGAGCAAGCAGAAGTTGCAGCTCAAAACATGCTTGGAGGCCGTAAAGTATACGACCTAGCTCCTTGGTTTTGGTCAGACCAATACAATCTAGGTTTGCAGATGGTTGGGTTGCCTCTAGGAGCCACACATTCAGTGACTCGGTTATTAGGAGAGTCGTCTTGTTTGCATTTTGAAGCTCACAGTGACGGGCATCTTTTATCAGCGTGCGGGGTTGGTGTCGGTAACCAAATAGCTAAGGACATAAAACTTGCTGAACGCCTTATTAACCAAAGAAAAACAGTATCAATAGAAGAGTTAGCAGACCCGTACGTCAAACTTAAAGACCTTTTGAAAAAGTAGCAGGCTATCAATGAATTTAATTATTTTGCAGTCCATGTGGGCAATGGAAAACATATTACCCAACGGTGAAACTCTGCCTATGCCTGACGCAGTGACTCGCATTGCTCAACATGGATTCCATGGTGTAACAGACCATATGATGGAAGCTAAAAAAGTCGCACCTTTGATGACTGAACTAAAAGCACATGGACTAACCATGGAAGGGCAATGTTTTCCAGCTAACATTGATGAACTAAAACCCGCCATTGAATTAGCCGCTCGTTATAAGCCTCATCATATCACCATCCAGCCCAATATCCGTACTCGCAATCTGAAAGAAGCGATTCAGCTGTTAGAAGGCTGGCAGCGCTTAGCAGAACAAATTGACACACCTGTATTAGTTGAAACTCACCGATACCGACTTACGAATGACTTACTTTTCACTCTAGAAATATTAGCAGAAATGCCAAATCTGAAGTTGCTAGGTGACCTCTCTCATTATGTTGCAGGGCATGAAATACCACTTGATGAAGACGCCAGTGAAGATATCAAACACTTGCAAATCATTATGTCTCACTGCCATGCATACCATGGCAGAGTTGCCAATCGCGAGCAGGTGCAAATCCCTATCAGCTTTCCTCAACACAAACTCTGGGTCGATGCTTTTTATGATTTATGGAAATGGGGCTTCGCTAATTGGCAACAACGTGCCAATCAAGACGATACCTTGTCGTTCACCTGCGAATTAGGAACACGCCCCTATTCAATAACAGATCAACATAATCAAGACATTACAAATCGCTGGAATGAGTCTTTGATACTAAAGGAAATGGCCGAAGATATTTGGCAAGAAACTTATTCGTTGTCAAAAAATTAGAAAAAAACAGATTTTTCATATAAATAAAAAAATGTTTCATTTATATGCAATGGAAATGGCATACAAACACGAAAAATAAAATGCAACACTTTGTTTTTTAAAGAGATTATTTAAATAAAAACCAATCGTGATTTTTTTATTCTAATCTATTGATAATATAGAATATATATTCTAATATTACCATAGATATATTAATCAATAAAAAAACAGCCACTTCATTTTTGACAAAGTGCTACTCACCTTGTTGTCATTTCGGCTGATATGGGAGATGAAGAATCATGCACAAAGATAAAACGTTAGACCTTATTTGTCTTGGACGCGCAGCAGTCGATATGTATTCAGAACAAATAGGCAGCCGTTTAGAAGACGTTAGTAGCTTTGCAAAATACCTAGGTGGCTCCTCTGGCAACATGGCTTTTGGTACTGCACGTCTTGGCCTAAAAAGTGCCATGCTAACCCGTGTAGGGAATGAGCATTTGGGGCGTTTCGTTAAAGAAGAATTGGGCCGTGCAGGCGTAGACACTAGCCATGTTATCACTGATCCAGAACGCTTAACGGCTTTGGTCATCCTAGGTATCAAAGATCAGGATACCTTTCCCCTCATTTTCTACCGAAATGATTGTGCAGACATGGCTGTCAGTAAAGACGATTTTGACGCTGAATTTATTGGCTCAGCAAAAGCGCTTGTTATTACTGGCACTCATTTTTCTACAGAAAGCACTTACGAAACCAGCAAACAGGCTATCGCCTATGCTAAACAAGCTGGCACAAAATGCGCTTTGGACATCGACTACCGCCCTGTTCTTTGGGGATTAACCAGCCCCGGCGACGGTGAAACTCGCTTCATTTCTAACGCAAAAGTCTCTACTCACTTACAAAGTATTTTGGCTGACTTTGATCTTATCGTTGGAACAGAAGAAGAAGTCCATATTGCCGGTGGAAGCACAAACACTATTGCGGCATTGAAAAAAATTCGTGAACTAAGTAACGCCACTATAGTACTTAAACTGGGTTCTCAAGGCTGTACTGTACTTGAAGGTGCAATCCCTAACTCTATGGATGACTTAAAACTGCATGTTGGCGTTCGCGTAGATGTACTCAACGTCCTTGGTGCTGGCGATGCGTTCATGAGTGGTTTCTTGCGAGGCTGGATTCGTGGCGAATCAGCAGAGCAATCTTGTACCTATGCCAATGCATGTGGTGCTCTGGTTGTATCACGTCATGGTTGTGCTCCAGCTATTCCAAGTGCGGAAGAACTGGATAACTACATAGCTCGTGCGGAACAAATTAAACGCCCAGATTTAGATCGTGAACTGAACCATTTACATCGAGTCACCACAGAGCGATTACCTTACAACTGGCAAGATCTATGTATTTTTGCTTTCGACCATCGTAAACAACTCTTTGATATGGCTCGTGAAGAAGGTGCAGATCCTTCTCGCATTAAAAGACTCAAACGCCTATTAGTTGATGCATTAGATGTAGGTGCTCGAGAGATAGGCGGCAGCCAATACGGAGTACTCATTGACGATACTTATGGTCAAGATGCGCTAAATGCTGTCACGGGTCGCGGTCTTTGGATTGGGCGTCCTGTTGAACTTCCAAGCTCTCGCCCTATTGAATTAGAAGGCGGACGTAGCATTGGATCTCGTCTTAAAAACTGGCCGAAAGAGCACATAGTAAAATGTCTTGTTTTTTATCACTCCCAAGATGAAATTGAGATGCGCACTGCTCAAGAACGCCAAGTAATCGAGCTATATAAAGCATGCTGCGCTTCAGGTCATGAACTTTTACTGGAAATTATTCCGCCACGAGACAAAGAGTTTGATGACAGTGTGTTCACTGACTCTATCAAACGCTTCTATCACTTAGATGTACGCCCAGATTGGTGGAAACTACCTCCTCAGTCTAAGTCAAACTGGAAGGCAATTACTGACATTATCAATCATCATGATAAACATTGCCGTGGTGTAGTAATGTTAGGTCTAGATGCTCCAATGAACGAGCTCAAAGAAGGCTTTGCAAACAGTGCAGGATTCGATATTTGTAAAGGCTTTGCTGTTGGACGATCTATTTTTAGTGAGCCAAGCCGTGCATGGTTAGGAAATCGTTATAGCGATCAGCAACTTATCGACGCTATCGTATCGAATTATTTGGAACTCGTATCCTACTGGAAAGAACGTCACAGCGCTCAGCCACAACAGAAACAGGCTTAAAGGAAACCCACATGACAACAATAAAACTTACCATGGCGCAAGCCGTCGTCAGATTCATGATGGCGCAAAAAGTAGAAACTGACAGCGGCATTCAACCTATGTTTGTCGGTGTTTGGGGGATTTTTGGACACGGTAACGTCGCTGGTTTAGGTGAAGCGCTTTACCATGTAAAAGACAAACTTCCAACTTATCGTGCACACAATGAGCAAGGTATGGCACATGCCGCCATTGCTTATTCAAAAACTAAAAACCGCCAGCAAATGATGGCCTGTACCGCATCTGCAGGCCCTGGCGCTGTTAACATGGTAACCGCTGCCGCAGTCGCTCATGTGAACCGTATCCCCGTCCTGTTTCTTCCTGGCGATACTTTCGCAACGCGTATGCCTGATCCGGTGTTACAGCAGGTGGAAAACTTCCAAGACATGACAATCACATCAAACGATTGTTTTCGCCCAGTTAGTCGTTTCTTTGACCGAATTACTCGTCCTGAACAATTATTGACTTCACTGCCTCAAGCGATGCGAGTTTTAATGGATCCTATCGAATGTGGACCCGCGACACTTGCCCTACCTCAAGATGTGCAAACCATGACATTCGATTATCCATTAAGCTTTTTTGATGAAAAAGTACATCGTCTACGCCGCCAAGAACCGGATTTCTATGAATTAAATGATGCCCTAAAACTGATCCGTCAGGCTAGAAAACCTGTCGTAATTGCTGGAGGTGGTGTCCATTATTCCGGCGCTCTGAAAGAGTTTGACAACTTTGTTAGTCAATTCCAGCTCCCTGTTGGCGAAACTCAAGCGGGTAAAGGTGCTCTTCCTTGGGATCACAAATATAACATGGGAACCATAGGTGTAACTGGGGCAGCATCAACAAACAAGTTGTGTGCTGAAGCCGATTTAATTATTGCCATTGGAACTCGATTGGGTGATTTTGCATCGGGGTCACGCTCGATGATAAATCCAGATGCCAAAATCGTTAGCATCAATGTGGCATCTTTTGATGCGATTAAACACAAAGGCCAAGCCTTAGTTGGTGATGCAAAACTGACACTTACTCTTTTAAGTAAAGCACTTCAAGGCTGGAAAATTGATACAGATTGGAGCGTTAAAGCTGAAGCAGAACGAGTTGACTGGCAAAAAGTCATAGATAAAGTCACTGCAGATCGAGGCACACAACTACCAAGCGACGGTGAAGTCGTCGGTGCGGTAAACCGCGCAGCAGGCGAAAAAGACATGGTGGTTTGTGCTGCTGGCGGTTTGCCTGGCGAATTACAAAAACTGTGGCGTACTCGTTACAGTCGTGGCTACCACATGGAATACGGCTATTCCTGTATGGGCTACGAGCTTGCAGGCGGACTAGGTGCAAAAATGGCAAGCCCTCAATCAGAAGTGTTTGTTATGGTAGGTGATGGTTCTTACCTAATGCTGAACTCTGAAATTGCTACTTCCGTAATGATAGGACAGAAAATCATTATGGTAGTCTTAGATAACCGAGGCTATGGTTGTATTCACCGTCTTCAGCAATTCTGTGGCGGCCCTGGCTTCAATAACATGTTGGATGATTGCTTAACCATCCCTGAAGGCGCACCAAAAATAGATTTTGCCGCACACGCCAAATCAATGGGTGCAAGCTCTGAAAAAGTGACCACTATAGCGGAACTCGAAGAAGCTCTAGTGCGTGCCAAGGCATCACCAATTAGCTACCTGATCACCCTAGACACAGACCCAGACATCACGACAGAAAATGGTGGTCACTGGTGGGATGTAGCTGTACCAGAAGTATCTGAACGCGAGCAAGTACGTCAGGCTAGAAAAACCTACGACGCTCATAAAGCACGTCAGTTTAAAAACCTATAAAACACTATCTACTGATTGGAGAATAAAAATGAGCGTACGAATCGGTATAAATCCACTGACTTGGACTAATGACGACCTACCAACTTTGGGTGCTGAAACACCGCTTGAAACCTGCCTAAGTGAAGGTAAACAAGCAGGATTTAGTGGTTTTGAATTAGGCCACAAATTCCCTCGCACACCAGAAGCTCTTGGCCCTATTTTAAAAGAGCATGATTTAAGCTTGGTTTCTGGCTGGTTCAGCGGTGAATTATTGACTCGCAGTGTAGAAGAAGAAATTGAGGCCATAAAGCCTCATCTTCACCTGCTAAAATCTCTTGGTGCTAAAGCCATGGTTTACTGCGAGATAACAGACTGCATCCATGGGCAAATAGAAACACCACTGTCACACCGCCCTATTATTAGCGAAGAAAAGATCGCTGAAATGAGTAAGAAGCTGACTCAAGTTGCAGACTACTGCCTATCTCAAGGGGTGCAAATTGCTTACCACCATCACATGGGGACAGTCATTGAAAGTCAACACGAAGTTGACCTACTAATGAAATACACAGGTCCTTCTGTTGGTCTACTTTTAGATACTGGCCATATGACCTTTGCGGGCGGTAATCCATTAGAAGTTCAAGCAAAACACGCAGATCGCATTATTCACGTGCATTGCAAAGACCTTCGCCCTGAGATCCTAAAAGACGCTAAGAACCGCGACATAAGCTTCTTGAATGCTATGTTAAATGGCGTTTTTACTGTGCCGGGTGATGGTTTTATTGATTACGGCAGTTTATTCAAACAACTTAAAGCAAGTAACTATTCTGGCTGGTTGGTTGTGGAAGCAGAACAAGATCCAAGTGTTGCGCATCCATTAACATACGCAACACTTGGGGCAAACAACCTGAAAGCGTTATGCGCTGAATCCGGGTTAGAAATCGTCAAATAACCACCAATATTTATTCGTGATGCTAATGCTAGATTAATGGCGTTAGCGTCAACAAAAACACATGCAAACGTTAGGTATTCTCATGAAAACATTAGGTAACTACATTAACGGTAAGCAAATTGCCAGCCAAAGCGGCCGCACAGGTCCAGTTTACAACCCAGCTACTGGCGCTCAAAGCCTTAGCGTTGCGCTTTCTAGTGCTGACGAAACTCGCACAGCGATTGAATCTGCACAAGAAGCGTTCAAAACATGGAGTAAAGTTACTCCACTTAACCGTGCTCGAGTCATGTTTAAATTTAAAGCATTGCTAGAACAGCACGCAGATGAAATCGCAGAGATGATCACCAATGAGCATGGCAAAGTGTTTTCGGATGCCAAAGGTGAATTAACACGCGGTATCGAAGTAGTGGAATTTGCCTGCGGCATTCCGCATCTACAAAAAGGCGAGCACAGTCTAAACGTTGGTCGCGGTGTAGACAGCATGTCTTTAATGCAACCTCTTGGTGTTTGCGCGGGTATTTCACCGTTCAACTTCCCTGCTATGGTCCCAATGTGGATGTTCCCTGTTGCTATTGCTAGCGGCAACGCTTTTGTAATGAAGCCATCAGAAAAAGATCCTTCTGTACCACTACGATTGGCAGAGCTACTTACTGAAGCAGGTCTTCCTGATGGCGTTTTCAATATCGTTAATGGCGATAAAGAAGCGGTAGATGTGTTGCTAACGGATGAACGAGTTCAAGCAGTTAGCTTTGTTGGTTCAACACCTATTGCAGAATACATTTACGCAACAGCTTCTGCTCATGGCAAACGAGTACAAGCGCTTGGCGGTGCCAAAAACCATATGATTGTGATGCCAGATGCTGATCCAAGCCAAGTTGTTGGTTCCCTAATGGGTGCTGCTTATGGTTCTGCTGGTGAACGCTGTATGGCGATCTCTGTCGCAGTTTGTGTTGGTGATGATGTTGCCGATAATCTGATCGACAGTTTAAGTACTGAAATTGATGGAATGCGAGTCGGGCCAGGTGTCGGCTTGCCAGAAGAGGCACACATGGGCCCAGTCATTTCCAAAGAGCATTGCGCAAAAATCAAAGACTACATCGGTATCGGTGTGGAAGAAGGCGCTACTTTGGTTCGTGATGGTCGTGATTTTGTCTATCCAGGCAATGAAAATGGATACTTCGTTGGACCAACCTTGTTCGATAATGTGAAACAAGGTATGCGCATCTATAACGAAGAAATTTTTGGCCCTGTTTTATGCGTGGTTCGCGCCAACAGTTACCAAGAAGCATTGGATATGATCAATGCCCACGAATACGGTAATGGCACGTCAATCTTCACCCGTGATGGCGATACAGCTCGTCAATTCTGTGAAGACGTTCAAGTAGGAATGGTTGGCGTGAATGTGCCAATTCCAGTACCTATGGCCTTCCATAGCTTCGGTGGCTGGAAACGCTCTTTATTTGGTCCATTACACATGCACGGACCAGATGGTGTTCGTTTCTACACTCGCATGAAAACCATCACAGCACGCTGGCCAACAGGTCTTCGTGCTGGCGCTGAATTCTCAATGCCAACTATGAAGTAAACATCAGTGAGCGGTGTATCTACACCGCTCATTTTCTTTCAATATTTATATCGTTATTTAATAGGAGTTATGCATGAACAAAATAAATAAAATAGCATTGCTACTTTTATCAGTAGGAACAATAAGCAACGCTCAGGCCACAAATATAGGCATAAGCATGACATCCTTTGATAACCCCTTTTTAAATATTTTGATCAATGGAATGAAGTCTGCGGACCAATCAAATGACGATATAACACTACAATTTGAAGATGCCAATAGTGATATTGGACGTCAGTTAAACCAAGTCCAAAGTTTCATTGCAAGTGGGGTTGATGCCATTATCGTTAACGCTGTAGATGGTGATTCCACTATGGCAATCACACAAATGACAAATGAAGCGGGCATACCTTTAGTTTATGTAAATCATCCACCTATCGACATTAATCAATTACCTGATACCGCCAGTTTTGTCGGCTCTAATGAGCTAGATTCAGGCACTTTACAAACAGAAGAAGTTTGTCGTCTATTAAATGGTAAAGGTAACGCGTTGGTCATCATAGGTCCTCTTGAGAATCATGCAGCGCTAACACGCACTAAAGATGTAGAAAAAGTATTGTCACGTCCTGAATGCTCAGGCATTAAAATTCTTGATAAGCAAGTGGCTAACTGGTCTCGAACACAAGCCTACGACCTAATGACCAATTGGATTACTTCTGGCATAGAGTTTAATACAGTCATAGCCAACAATGATGAAATGGCCATCGGTGCCATTCAAGCAATAGAAGCATCCAGTCTTAACATCGACAATATTGTTGTAGCTGGCATTGATGCAACAGCTGATGGCTTAGCGGCTATGAGATCTGGTGAACTGAGTATCACCGTTTTTCAGAATGCAACAAAACAAGGCCAAGTAGCTGTTCAAACCGCTTATAAAATGGTTCATGGCGACCCTGTAGATCGTAATCTTTGGGTGCCCTTTGAACTGGTAACAAAACAGAATCTTTCCCAATACTCTTCAAAGTAATGGGAATACCTTAGCTCAGTCGCAGATTGTTATTGTCTAACTCTCTAGTAAGCGACTTTTTAGCCCACCATTTGGTGGGCTTTTTTTTAAATCATTAACAATGCCACTGTTCGAAGGCGGGGGTTTTGTGAGTCTGGAAAGTGCAGTAAATGACTTCAAAATAAACTCAGAGGCATCCACTATTATGGATAAGAGCAAACCAGTCCTATTCAGAGTCATCAGAAATCAAATCATGTTTAAAGTTATCACTTCCCTGTATTTGCAATGTGAACAGCACAATATTGATATGTACTTAAAACATAACTTTGACTTAATACACCAAATGATTGACAAAGGCGTCAAAAAAGCAATGATGGTGAATTTTTTAAACATAAACAAAAAAGGGCCATCAGCCCTTTTGAAACTTTGAAGTTATGCTCAAACCTTGTAACGAGAAATAGAAGACTGTAACTCTTCTGTGAGTGTACGAATGTCATTACCAATCGCAGACAAATCCTTAGCACCTTGCGCATTTTTCTCTGCGCTGCTGCTGATATGTTGTGCTCGTTCGTTTACTTCTTTTGCGGTGTAACTTTGTTCTTCTGTCGCACTGGCTATTTGCTCGTTCATCGATACGATTAGCTCTACGCTGGAGCTGACTTTATCGATACTTGCTGAAGACGCTTCCGAAACCGATATCATGCTTCCTGTCATATCCTGACTTTCTTTCATCACATCAACAGTGGCTTTAATTAAGCCCTGCATTTTTTCGATTGTCGTTTGAATTTCTTCTGTCGATTGTTTAGTACGACCTGCCAAAGAGCGAACCTCGTCTGCAACAACCGCAAAACCTCGACCTTGTTCACCAGCGCGAGCAGCTTCAATTGCTGCATTCAGTGCCAATAGGTTTGTTTGCTCCGCAATGTCTTTAATGGTTTCAATGACGCTATCGATACGACGACCATGTTGATTTAATTCTTCTGACGCCTCACTAGCACGATTAATCTGCTTTGCTTGAGAGTGGACAGAGTCAATCGTATTTTGGATCTGCTGCCGTGTTTCCGTCATCGATGATTTAACTTGAGATGCGGTTCTCATCGTTTCTTGAGATAAGTTGGCCACTTCACGTACCGCTTCTTCCATTTGCTCCATAGCATCCGCTGTTTGATTGGCGACTTCCTTCTGAGAATTAGCACTGGCATTGGATTCTTGGCTGAATCTGGCATTCTGCTCAGCTGTCTCCAGCAAACGTTCAGAGGTGATGGCTAACAGACCAAATGTTTCTCGTAACGTGGTAATCAATTGTTGTAAGTAGCCCCCCAGTTCAGACAATTCATCTTTACCTGTTACAGCAAAGTTTACTGTCAAATCCCCGTTTGAGATTTTCAGGATAGTGTCGCGAAAGCGTTGTAAAGATTTACGTAGATTACGCGCCACTAAATATGCA
Protein-coding sequences here:
- the iolD gene encoding 3D-(3,5/4)-trihydroxycyclohexane-1,2-dione acylhydrolase (decyclizing): MTTIKLTMAQAVVRFMMAQKVETDSGIQPMFVGVWGIFGHGNVAGLGEALYHVKDKLPTYRAHNEQGMAHAAIAYSKTKNRQQMMACTASAGPGAVNMVTAAAVAHVNRIPVLFLPGDTFATRMPDPVLQQVENFQDMTITSNDCFRPVSRFFDRITRPEQLLTSLPQAMRVLMDPIECGPATLALPQDVQTMTFDYPLSFFDEKVHRLRRQEPDFYELNDALKLIRQARKPVVIAGGGVHYSGALKEFDNFVSQFQLPVGETQAGKGALPWDHKYNMGTIGVTGAASTNKLCAEADLIIAIGTRLGDFASGSRSMINPDAKIVSINVASFDAIKHKGQALVGDAKLTLTLLSKALQGWKIDTDWSVKAEAERVDWQKVIDKVTADRGTQLPSDGEVVGAVNRAAGEKDMVVCAAGGLPGELQKLWRTRYSRGYHMEYGYSCMGYELAGGLGAKMASPQSEVFVMVGDGSYLMLNSEIATSVMIGQKIIMVVLDNRGYGCIHRLQQFCGGPGFNNMLDDCLTIPEGAPKIDFAAHAKSMGASSEKVTTIAELEEALVRAKASPISYLITLDTDPDITTENGGHWWDVAVPEVSEREQVRQARKTYDAHKARQFKNL
- a CDS encoding FAD-dependent oxidoreductase — its product is MNSMLIIGAGEAGVRAALKLRELNSSVPITIIEMEKGDPYERPPLSKSSLTAELFEPKNIVTKAQLTEQHIQFIDGVLVESIDAQAKQVTLSNHKKLMFDKLLIATGASARTLPFANASEEDLEHFVFTLRTASDCQRIRSKVLAGQKVVLIGAGFIGLELAASLQAQQIKVTVLETQPRILQRAVPEAVARILHQAHHQNGTEIKLNSSIENVTFDHQARITLSSGEHLDADWLVVGIGSIPNINIAQQAELEIDNGIKVNIQMQTSHKDIYAAGDVCSFPYTVTQQRVRLESWRCAQEQAEVAAQNMLGGRKVYDLAPWFWSDQYNLGLQMVGLPLGATHSVTRLLGESSCLHFEAHSDGHLLSACGVGVGNQIAKDIKLAERLINQRKTVSIEELADPYVKLKDLLKK
- the iolC gene encoding 5-dehydro-2-deoxygluconokinase, whose amino-acid sequence is MHKDKTLDLICLGRAAVDMYSEQIGSRLEDVSSFAKYLGGSSGNMAFGTARLGLKSAMLTRVGNEHLGRFVKEELGRAGVDTSHVITDPERLTALVILGIKDQDTFPLIFYRNDCADMAVSKDDFDAEFIGSAKALVITGTHFSTESTYETSKQAIAYAKQAGTKCALDIDYRPVLWGLTSPGDGETRFISNAKVSTHLQSILADFDLIVGTEEEVHIAGGSTNTIAALKKIRELSNATIVLKLGSQGCTVLEGAIPNSMDDLKLHVGVRVDVLNVLGAGDAFMSGFLRGWIRGESAEQSCTYANACGALVVSRHGCAPAIPSAEELDNYIARAEQIKRPDLDRELNHLHRVTTERLPYNWQDLCIFAFDHRKQLFDMAREEGADPSRIKRLKRLLVDALDVGAREIGGSQYGVLIDDTYGQDALNAVTGRGLWIGRPVELPSSRPIELEGGRSIGSRLKNWPKEHIVKCLVFYHSQDEIEMRTAQERQVIELYKACCASGHELLLEIIPPRDKEFDDSVFTDSIKRFYHLDVRPDWWKLPPQSKSNWKAITDIINHHDKHCRGVVMLGLDAPMNELKEGFANSAGFDICKGFAVGRSIFSEPSRAWLGNRYSDQQLIDAIVSNYLELVSYWKERHSAQPQQKQA
- a CDS encoding MocE family 2Fe-2S type ferredoxin, producing the protein MSNWIEVCPLDEIDEEDVIPFNHSEQTFAIYRCPEGEVFATSGLCTHERIHLADGLVMNEIIECPKHNGRFNYKNGQALGAPVCEHLKTFNTKVENDVIYLELNTQ
- a CDS encoding fatty acid desaturase family protein, which gives rise to MPTRVTYDYSLTGDASQKAQQQGLVSATWYQTDIPRKTMKALMKRSDAPAIRDTAIWFIALFVFAGMINFAWGTWWVAPLFFIYALLYGTASDSRWHECSHGTAFKTPWMNSVVYYIASFMVIREPKIWKWSHARHHTDTIVVGRDYEIMGRRPTRVLRHILALFGLPQTWGTLKSLTRHALGRLSTDENSFVPASEYKSIFQTARLMLILYVVIIATAVYFRSWYFAMMIGPLPAMAGVWLAYIFGLTQHAGLAENVLDHRQNCRTIYMNPVMRFLYWNMNYHTEHHMFPMVPYHQLPQLHQLMKGDCPPVYPSTWSALKEVVSAMWRQRKDPNYSIKRENF
- a CDS encoding sugar phosphate isomerase/epimerase; this translates as MNLIILQSMWAMENILPNGETLPMPDAVTRIAQHGFHGVTDHMMEAKKVAPLMTELKAHGLTMEGQCFPANIDELKPAIELAARYKPHHITIQPNIRTRNLKEAIQLLEGWQRLAEQIDTPVLVETHRYRLTNDLLFTLEILAEMPNLKLLGDLSHYVAGHEIPLDEDASEDIKHLQIIMSHCHAYHGRVANREQVQIPISFPQHKLWVDAFYDLWKWGFANWQQRANQDDTLSFTCELGTRPYSITDQHNQDITNRWNESLILKEMAEDIWQETYSLSKN